The following are encoded in a window of Castanea sativa cultivar Marrone di Chiusa Pesio chromosome 5, ASM4071231v1 genomic DNA:
- the LOC142633283 gene encoding uncharacterized protein LOC142633283 gives MARDLENGKEERFAGLKKPYLAALRGDWDYMKRFFDNNPEHLLSPLTIDKDTAFHIAAYSEEKELLQHLVQLLPATFSLFEALNKKNKHGNNTFHELAATDEVETAEFLAKKLQAGADEIRGSRLKELLEERTQLGETPLYRAAAFGQTKMAKFLAKQIGDSNLRNHFHRDDQVSILHIAVIGQHFDTAIWLLGKEKELAKKLETNNLTCLHLLAKMPSAFRSSSHIGILKKILCYWLPSQMEDKDSNDDVDNGCDHKTFSQKISNTYHAFWRDIAEVSKVIKELWEMKIKHALASRLTELLVEADSTWDETHKYKVEEKTISLGDIDEGVKLNTGKEKVSLTIEVAGDGKIETKPKERKYFTLNEIRTPLLAAASEGIVEIFDKIIQAHAQAIEHLDKDEENILHVAVAHRQKEIFDRLELMIKIRNCRLVSRININGYTLLHQAADMKYYQGDVAGPCFQLQEEMNWLERVREIIPSHYVMHRNNAGNTADELFKDQHAELLKRAQKWIKETSQSCSAVSVLVASLVYAAAYQPPGDLESERNTVAFKLFTVMDVIALAFSLTSVVTFLSILSSPFEYEDFRKSLPRKLAVGFSLLFVSVITTMISFGATIFLVIHFAKKAWTNTLIYSAAFFPVSVFALTQFPLYSSFLRALQTSFKKIVMVVNPQKLMPRYLRTCKSKTY, from the exons atggCGAGAGATTTAGAGAATGGGAAAGAGGAAAGGTTTGCAGGACTAAAGAAGCCCTATTTGGCTGCCTTGAGGGGAGACTGGGACTACATGAAACGTTTCTTCGACAATAATCCCGAGCACCTCCTTTCTCCTTTGACAATTGATAAGGACACTGCCTTTCATATTGCAGCATACAGTGAAGAAAAGGAACTGCTTCAACATTTGGTTCAGCTACTTCCAGCCACCTTTAGTTTGTTCGAAGCCTTAAACAAGAAGAACAAACACGGTAATAATACTTTTCACGAGTTGGCCGCGACTGACGAAGTTGAAACAGCAGAATTCTTGGCTAAGAAACTCCAGGCGGGTGCAGACGAAATCCGTGGAAGCAGACTAAAAGAACTACTCGAGGAACGAACCCAACTTGGTGAAACCCCTCTATATAGGGCCGCTGCCTTCGGTCAGACAAAAATGGCCAAATTTTTGGCTAAACAAATTGGGGATTCAAATTTACGTAATCACTTTCACAGAGATGACCAAGTGTCTATTCTCCATATTGCTGTCATTGGCCAACACTTTg ATACCGCTATATGGTTACTAGGAAAAGAGAAGGAACTTGcaaaaaaattggaaacaaatAACCTGACTTGTCTTCACCTGCTAGCGAAAATGCCATCTGCTTTCCGGAGTTCATCCCACATTGGCATTCTGAAGAAAATCCTCTGTTATT GGCTTCCGAGCCAGATGGAGGATAAAGACAGCAATGATGACGTGGATAATGGTTGTGATcataaaacattttcacaaa AGATATCCAACACATATCATGCCTTCTGGAGGGACATAGCTGAAG tttcgAAGGTTATCAAGGAACTTTGGGAAATGAAGATAAAGCATGCATTAGCTTCAAGACTCACCGAGTTGCTGGTAGAGGCGGATTCTACGTGGGATGAAACCCATAAATACAAAGTAGAAGAAAAGACAATTTCCTTAGGTGACATTGATGAAGGAGTAAAACTTAATACAGGGAAAGAAAAAGTATCACTCACAATTGAAGTAGCAGGAGATGGCAAAATCGAGACAAAACCCAAAGAGAGAAAATACTTCACTCTAAATGAGATACGTACCCCATTGCTTGCTGCAGCTAGCGAAGGCATAGTAGAAATATTTGACAAAATAATTCAAGCGCACGCTCAGGCAATTGAGCACCTCGACAAAGATGAGGAAAACATACTGCATGTTGCCGTCGCTCACCGACAGAAAGAAATCTTTGACCGCTTAGAGCTGATGATAAAGATAAGGAACTGTAGATTAGTTTCAAGGATTAATATAAATGGCTACACCTTATTGCATCAAGCTGCAGACATGAAGTATTATCAAGGAGACGTAGCTGGTCCTTGTTTCCAATTGCAAGAGGAGATGAATTGGCTCGAG CGGGTGCGGGAGATAATTCCCAGTCATTATGTCATGCACCGTAACAATGCTGGTAATACTGCAGACGAGTTATTCAAAGATCAACATGCTGAACTTCTCAAGAGGGCGCAAAAGTGGATTAAGGAGACTTCTCAATCGTGCTCTGCCGTCTCTGTACTCGTCGCCTCTCTCGTTTATGCAGCTGCCTACCAACCCCCAGGAGATCTTGAAAGTGAACGTAACACTGTGGCCTTCAAGCTCTTCACAGTCATGGATGTTATCGCCCTTGCGTTCTCCTTGACATCTGTTGTCACGTTCCTCTCGATCCTTTCATCTCCTTTTGAGTATGAAGATTTCCGCAAATCTCTCCCGCGGAAGCTGGCGGTAGGTTTCTCGCTGCTCTTCGTATCCGTGATAACGACCATGATTTCTTTCGGAGCAACTATTTTTCTCGTCATTCATTTTGCAAAGAAAGCTTGGACTAATACTCTGATCTATTCCGCTGCATTCTTTCCTGTGTCTGTGTTTGCGCTTACACAATTCCCGTTGTATTCTTCATTCCTCAGAGCCTTGCAAACCTCATTCAAGAAAATAGTGATGGTGGTAAATCCCCAGAAACTCATGCCTCGTTACTTGAGGACCTGTAAAAGCAAGACTTACTGA
- the LOC142633399 gene encoding pyrophosphate--fructose 6-phosphate 1-phosphotransferase subunit beta → MSPPTQVPNGDIAAVISASAPVTSRLAAVYSEVQRSRIDHALPLPSVLRNSFKIVDGPASSAAGNPDEIAKLFPHVFGQPSTLLVPSDSDVFRPDQKLKIGVVLSGGQAPGGHNVISGIYDYLQDRAKGSTLYGFRGGPAGIMKCKYVELDSDYIYPYRNQGGFDMICSGRDKIETPEQFKQAEETALKLDLDGLVVIGGDDSNTNACLLAENFRSKNMKTRVIGCPKTIDGDLKCKEVPTSFGFDTACKIYAEMIGNVMVDARSTGKYYHFVRLMGRAASHITLECALQTHPNISIIGEEVAAKKLTLKNVTDYIVDVISKRSGLGYNYGVILIPEGLIDFIPEVQHLISELNEILANDVVDEGGLWKKKLANQSLQLFEFLPEAIQEQLLLERDPHGNVQVAKIETEKMLIQMVETELEKRKQEGTYKGEFKGQSHFFGYEGRCGLPTNFDSSYCYALGYGAGVLLHSGKTGLISSVGNLAAPVEEWTVGGTALTSLMDVERRHGKFKPVIKKAMVELDGAPFKKFASLRDEWAINNCYFSPGPIQFNGPASLAVNHTLLLELGAQA, encoded by the exons aTGTCTCCTCCTACTCAAGTCCCGAACGGCGACATCGCCGCCGTAATTTCGGCCTCGGCTCCAGTTACCAGCCGACTCGCCGCCGTATACAGCGAGGTCCAAAGGAGCCGTATTGACCACGCGCTTCCTCTCCCCTCTGTTCTCAGAAACTCCTTCAAGATCGTCGACGGTCCCGCTAGCTCCGCCGCCGGCAATCCAG ATGAGATCGCAAAGCTATTTCCGCATGTGTTCGGGCAACCATCGACATTGCTTGTACCGAGTGATTCCGATGTGTTCCGGCCGGATCAGAAGCTCAAAATCGGCGTCGTTTTGTCTGGAGGCCAAGCTCCCGGAGGCCACAATGTGATCTCTGGAATCTACG ATTACTTGCAGGACCGCGCGAAAGGAAGCACATTGTACGGGTTTAGAGGCGGCCCTGCTGGGATCATGAAGTGCAAATATGTGGAACTCGATTCAGACTATATTTACCCCTACAGAAATCAG gGAGGATTTGATATGATCTGCAGTGGGAGAGACAAGATTGAAACTCCAGAGCAG TTTAAGCAAGCTGAAGAAACAGCATTGAAGCTTGATTTGGATGGACTTGTTGTTATTGGTGGGGATGACTCAAACACAAATGCCTGCCTCCTTGCTGAAAATTTCAG gagtaaaaatatgaaaactcgggTAATTGGATGCCCTAAGACCATTGATGGTGATTTGAAATGCAAAGAGGTTCCCACAAGTTTCGGGTTTGATACCGCTTGCAAG ATTTATGCAGAAATGATTGGAAATGTCATGGTCGATGCCCGGTCAACTGGAAAATATTATCATT TTGTACGGCTTATGGGGCGTGCTGCTTCACACATTACGCTAGAGTGTGCTCTACAAACTCATCCAAATATTTCTATCATTGGAGAAGAG GTTGCTGCTAAGAAGCTGACATTGAAAAATGTGACTGACTACATTGTAGATGTAATCTCTAAACGTTCAGGACTTGGTTATAACTATGGTGTTATTCTTATTCCTGAAGGTCTTATTGATTTCATTCCAGAG GTACAGCACCTTATCTCAGAACTGAATGAAATTTTGGCAAATGATGTTGTAGATGAAGGTGGGCTATGGAAAAAGAAACTTGCCAATcaatctctacaactttttgaatttttaccTGAAGCAATCCAGGAACAGTTGCTGCTTGAAAGAGATCCTCATGGAAATGTCCAG GTAGCTAAAATAGAAACAGAGAAAATGCTTATTCAAATGGTTGAAACTGAATTGGAGAAGAGGAAGCAGGAAGGTACATATAAAGGCGAATTCAAAGGGCAGTCCCACTTTTTCGG GTACGAAGGGAGATGCGGTTTGCCTACTAACTTTGATTCTAGCTACTGCTATGCATTGGGATATGGTGCAGGAGTTCTCCTTCATAGTGGAAAAACTGGGTTGATATCATCG GTTGGGAATTTGGCTGCTCCTGTTGAAGAATGGACAGTTGGTGGGACTGCATTGACTTCATTAATGGATGTTGAGAGAAGACATG GTAAGTTCAAGCCTGTGATCAAGAAGGCAATGGTGGAGCTTGATG GTGCACCTTTCAAGAAATTTGCGTCCTTGCGGGATGAGTGGGCAATCAATAATTGCTATTTCAGTCCTG GTCCTATCCAATTTAATGGCCCAGCATCACTTGCCGTTAATCACACCTTACTCCTGGAACTTGGAGCTCAAGCTTAG